From a single Oncorhynchus keta strain PuntledgeMale-10-30-2019 unplaced genomic scaffold, Oket_V2 Un_contig_18258_pilon_pilon, whole genome shotgun sequence genomic region:
- the LOC127920081 gene encoding zinc finger protein 135-like, whose product HTGEKPYYCSDCGKRFKTSNELKVHQRTHTGEKPYVCSDCGTSFSHQSNLKTHQLIHTGEKPYFCSDCGKCFKTSTELKLHQRTHTGEKPYVCSDCGVSFSRLDTLKTHQRIHTGEKPYYCSDCGASFSQKTNLKVHQRTHTGEKPYYCSECGTSFSKFSILKTHERIHTGEKPYVCSDCGKCLKTSSYLKVHQRTHTGEKPYSCSDCGKRFKTSTELKVHQRTHTGEKPYFCSDCGKSFSHQSNLKTHQCIH is encoded by the coding sequence cacacaggagagaagccttattactgctctgactgtggaaaacgTTTTAAAACATCAAATGAGCTAAAagttcaccagagaacacacacaggagagaagccttacgtctgctctgactgtgggacgAGTTTCTCTCACCAGAGCAACTTAAAAACACACCAActtatacacacaggagagaagccttacttctgctctgactgtggaaaatgctTCAAAACATCAACTGAGCTAAAACTTcaccagaggacacacacaggagagaagccttacgtctgctctgactgtggggttAGTTTCTCTCGACTGGATACCTTAAAAACACACCAACGTAtccatacaggagagaagccttactactgctctgactgtggggcgAGTTTCTCTCAAAAGACCAACTTAAAagttcaccagagaacacacacaggagagaagccttattacTGCTCTGAGTGTGGAACTAGTTTCTCTAAATTTTCCATCTTAAAAAcacatgaacgtatacatacaggagagaagccttatgtctgctctgactgtggaaaatgctTAAAAACATCAAGTTATCTAaaagttcatcagagaacacacacaggagagaagccttattcctgctctgactgtggaaaacgttttaaaacatcaactgagctaaaagttcaccagagaacacacacaggagagaagccttacttctgctctgactgtgggaagagtttctctCACCAGAGCAACTTAAAAACACACCAATGTATACATTAA